The proteins below come from a single Brevundimonas sp. LM2 genomic window:
- a CDS encoding co-chaperone YbbN: MEPNPPAPIEPTPTHAASQARLQRQRDAFDALTPSLVAVGDDDFDDQVAGDPGVVVVQFFAAWCGPCHKAAAALEPVAAAGRRVLKLDCEQATATAARFCIGSYPKILLFQRGRLKAIYDGPRQSSAIESWIAQRARGLRSPT, encoded by the coding sequence ATGGAGCCGAACCCGCCCGCGCCGATCGAACCCACCCCCACCCATGCGGCGTCGCAAGCCCGCCTCCAGCGCCAGCGCGACGCCTTTGACGCCCTGACGCCGTCGCTCGTCGCCGTCGGCGATGACGACTTCGACGACCAGGTCGCGGGCGATCCCGGCGTGGTCGTGGTGCAATTCTTCGCCGCCTGGTGCGGCCCCTGCCACAAGGCGGCCGCCGCCCTGGAGCCGGTCGCCGCCGCCGGCCGGCGCGTCCTGAAACTGGACTGCGAGCAGGCGACCGCGACGGCGGCGCGGTTCTGCATCGGCAGCTATCCCAAGATCCTGCTGTTCCAGCGTGGCCGGCTCAAGGCCATCTATGACGGTCCGCGCCAATCCAGCGCGATCGAATCGTGGATCGCTCAGCGCGCCAGGGGTCTGCGGTCCCCGACATGA
- a CDS encoding tetratricopeptide repeat protein codes for MSAQSPLSAAEAALAEGEAHRRAGHLAEAAAAFDAAVAGLNARTVPGRRAHALSRRARVARDEGDLSAALAFHSEAVALARSDGPTGQRAHLLRHQGDILSEAGRHAEAAPVYAEAMALYRADSATDPLDLANAVRSQAVHAEAMGIRSEARALWTEAAERYAALTVVIETLSGQPGNPGVVEARARLAALADPPATA; via the coding sequence ATGAGCGCCCAGTCGCCCCTCTCCGCCGCCGAAGCCGCCCTCGCCGAGGGCGAGGCGCATCGGCGCGCCGGCCACCTGGCTGAGGCCGCCGCCGCCTTCGACGCCGCCGTCGCGGGGTTGAACGCGCGCACGGTTCCCGGCCGTCGCGCCCATGCGCTCAGTCGGCGCGCCCGCGTCGCCCGCGACGAAGGCGACCTCTCCGCCGCCCTGGCCTTCCATTCCGAGGCGGTAGCCCTGGCCCGGTCGGACGGGCCGACCGGACAGCGCGCCCATCTGCTGCGCCACCAGGGCGACATCCTCAGCGAGGCCGGCCGTCACGCCGAGGCAGCTCCCGTTTATGCCGAGGCCATGGCCCTCTACCGCGCCGACTCCGCGACCGATCCCCTCGACCTGGCCAACGCCGTCCGCAGCCAGGCGGTCCATGCCGAAGCCATGGGCATCCGTAGCGAAGCCCGGGCCCTCTGGACCGAGGCCGCGGAACGCTATGCCGCCTTGACCGTCGTCATCGAAACTCTGTCTGGCCAGCCCGGCAACCCGGGCGTGGTCGAGGCGAGGGCGCGTCTTGCCGCCCTCGCGGACCCTCCGGCGACCGCCTAG
- a CDS encoding NUDIX domain-containing protein has product MIVRPTLRVLLVADDGRVLLVCGLARPHAEGRTAWFAPGTMIERGETTAQAGARLLTGLGVPAADVGPPVWRRQLFYLRPEAELVVADEHYLVVRHNGPGPAEDALGRPFLWWTAAMLSRPHEAVFPERLGLLLQAWPRDARTLCDADWLSAKAVAVPPDESV; this is encoded by the coding sequence TTGATCGTTCGGCCCACGCTGCGAGTGTTGCTGGTCGCTGATGACGGACGGGTGCTGCTGGTCTGTGGTCTGGCCCGGCCCCACGCCGAAGGGCGGACGGCCTGGTTCGCGCCGGGGACCATGATCGAGCGCGGGGAGACCACGGCCCAGGCTGGGGCCCGGCTGCTCACTGGGCTCGGTGTGCCAGCCGCGGACGTCGGCCCGCCGGTGTGGCGGCGACAGCTGTTCTATCTGCGGCCCGAAGCCGAGCTGGTGGTCGCCGACGAACACTATCTGGTGGTGCGCCACAATGGCCCCGGCCCGGCCGAAGACGCCCTGGGTCGTCCGTTCCTATGGTGGACCGCCGCCATGCTCAGCCGCCCCCACGAGGCGGTGTTTCCCGAACGCCTCGGGCTGCTGCTCCAGGCCTGGCCCCGGGACGCACGGACGCTGTGTGACGCTGACTGGCTGTCGGCCAAGGCCGTGGCGGTCCCGCCGGACGAATCGGTCTAG
- a CDS encoding ArdC family protein, translated as MKKPVSSRPDLYRRVTDQILDQLAQGVRPWTQPWATGSRFGPVSRPLRHSLEPYSGINVVLLWSQAAARGFTAPVWMTFRQALALKACVRKGETGTTVVYADRIVRPDTDDQGRDFDRSIPFLKAYTVFNLDQIDGLPETYRDQGVTTEPLGEARRLARADVFCAATRADIVHGGAMAFYDLAADRITLPPFATFHDAHGYYATLLHELTHWTRHAGRLDRDLGRRRFGDAGYAREELVAELGAAFLCADLGVALTPREDHAAYIAGWMKALGEDPRLIFTAAAHAQRACDYLQGLQPLAPTD; from the coding sequence GTGAAGAAACCCGTTTCGTCCCGACCCGACCTCTACCGTCGGGTCACCGATCAAATCCTTGACCAGCTGGCTCAAGGCGTGCGCCCCTGGACCCAGCCCTGGGCCACCGGCTCCCGCTTCGGACCGGTCAGCCGCCCGCTCCGTCATTCCCTGGAACCCTATTCCGGCATCAATGTCGTCCTCTTGTGGAGCCAGGCCGCCGCGCGCGGCTTCACCGCCCCAGTCTGGATGACCTTTCGCCAGGCCCTGGCGCTCAAGGCCTGTGTCCGCAAGGGCGAGACCGGCACCACCGTGGTCTATGCCGACCGCATCGTGCGGCCCGATACGGATGATCAGGGCCGGGACTTCGACCGGTCTATCCCCTTCCTCAAGGCCTATACGGTGTTCAATCTGGACCAAATCGACGGCCTGCCCGAGACCTATCGCGATCAGGGCGTGACGACCGAACCGCTGGGCGAGGCCCGACGACTGGCCCGCGCCGACGTCTTCTGTGCCGCCACCCGCGCCGACATCGTCCACGGCGGGGCCATGGCCTTCTACGACCTCGCGGCGGACCGGATAACCCTGCCGCCATTCGCCACCTTCCACGATGCCCACGGCTACTACGCTACTCTGCTGCATGAACTGACCCACTGGACCCGCCACGCCGGCCGGCTGGACCGCGACCTGGGCCGCCGGCGCTTCGGCGACGCCGGCTACGCCCGCGAGGAACTGGTGGCCGAACTCGGGGCCGCCTTCCTCTGCGCCGACCTCGGCGTGGCGCTGACGCCCCGCGAGGATCACGCCGCCTACATCGCAGGCTGGATGAAGGCGCTGGGTGAGGATCCACGGCTGATCTTCACCGCTGCGGCCCACGCCCAGCGGGCTTGCGACTATCTCCAGGGCCTGCAGCCGCTCGCGCCCACCGATTGA
- a CDS encoding helix-turn-helix domain-containing protein produces MRLRGIVARNLRRLRSTHGVSQEELGARADVSGNYVGMLEREERSPTVDMLERLAAALDVAPERFFDRD; encoded by the coding sequence ATGAGACTCAGGGGCATTGTCGCGCGAAACCTTCGTCGGCTACGCAGCACACACGGTGTGTCGCAGGAAGAATTGGGAGCGCGCGCGGATGTCAGCGGCAACTATGTCGGCATGCTCGAACGGGAAGAACGCAGCCCGACCGTGGACATGCTCGAACGGCTGGCGGCGGCGCTCGATGTGGCCCCCGAGCGGTTCTTTGATCGTGACTGA
- a CDS encoding DUF2285 domain-containing protein, giving the protein MREPIAAAAPTEPEPTAYDRAQAVAYLRLLDGTAAGADWVQLAEGILDLDVRADRMAARACFDSHLARARWLSERGYAFWAVPPTDKA; this is encoded by the coding sequence ATGCGCGAACCCATCGCGGCCGCCGCCCCGACCGAGCCCGAGCCCACGGCTTATGACCGCGCCCAGGCCGTCGCCTATCTGCGTCTGCTGGACGGCACGGCGGCGGGGGCCGACTGGGTCCAGCTCGCCGAGGGCATTCTGGACCTGGACGTCCGCGCCGACCGCATGGCCGCCCGCGCCTGTTTCGACAGTCACCTGGCCCGCGCCCGCTGGCTATCGGAACGTGGCTACGCCTTCTGGGCCGTGCCGCCGACGGACAAGGCCTGA
- a CDS encoding DNA -binding domain-containing protein, with product MTEGDWRRAEAYAYIDALASADLAWEFLRRNPDYRAFHAGLTGGPDPVDLTVGPAASHGWGLVFAADPGQSALEQTVIWRPEWDPRVVILGPVAAGDSAVLPPSSRWPVVTDLLLSSLGWHGDVILQGVRHRLFAPATPGRAAPLWTEPSVPRLPPDALARGRAAATLALIEALGPDPGGPPGRSPPDRPVRGGGPGTDGRRVRAPRRHRLALSVRALDARADGASYRDLARGLFGADRIAEAAWKTESLRDQTIRLVRTGRALSRGGFQTLLGAPADI from the coding sequence ATGACCGAAGGAGATTGGCGCCGCGCCGAGGCCTATGCCTATATCGACGCCCTGGCGAGCGCCGACCTGGCCTGGGAGTTCTTGCGGCGCAACCCCGACTACCGCGCCTTTCACGCGGGTTTGACGGGCGGGCCCGACCCCGTGGATCTCACCGTGGGTCCGGCGGCATCGCACGGCTGGGGTCTGGTCTTTGCCGCCGATCCCGGGCAATCGGCGCTCGAACAAACCGTTATCTGGCGTCCGGAGTGGGACCCGCGCGTCGTCATTCTCGGCCCAGTCGCGGCCGGTGATTCCGCCGTCCTGCCGCCGTCATCGCGCTGGCCGGTCGTCACCGACTTGCTCCTGTCGTCGCTCGGCTGGCATGGCGATGTGATCCTCCAGGGCGTTCGCCATCGGCTGTTCGCCCCCGCCACGCCGGGCCGGGCTGCGCCGCTCTGGACCGAGCCCAGCGTGCCCCGGCTGCCGCCCGATGCGCTGGCGCGCGGTCGCGCCGCCGCCACCCTGGCGCTAATAGAGGCGCTCGGGCCGGACCCGGGCGGACCACCCGGCCGATCGCCGCCCGACCGGCCGGTCCGAGGTGGAGGACCCGGGACCGATGGGCGCCGCGTCCGCGCGCCGCGCCGCCATCGTCTGGCGCTCAGCGTCCGGGCCCTGGACGCGCGCGCCGACGGGGCCAGCTACCGGGACCTGGCCCGGGGTCTCTTCGGGGCGGACCGCATCGCCGAGGCCGCCTGGAAAACCGAGAGCCTGCGCGACCAGACCATCCGCCTGGTCCGCACCGGCCGCGCTCTGTCGCGCGGCGGCTTCCAGACCCTGCTGGGCGCGCCCGCCGACATCTAA
- a CDS encoding AlpA family transcriptional regulator: protein MAQADPTLPPRFLRTPEAARFLGLSGRTLEKHRTFGTGPTYRKIGGRVVYAQADLQAWADRGLRGSTSDRGVGVVHPARAISADDRRA from the coding sequence ATGGCCCAGGCCGATCCCACACTGCCGCCGCGCTTCCTCCGCACCCCCGAAGCCGCCCGCTTCCTCGGCCTGTCGGGCCGTACACTCGAGAAACACCGGACCTTCGGCACCGGGCCGACCTACCGCAAGATCGGCGGCCGGGTCGTCTATGCCCAGGCCGATCTCCAGGCCTGGGCCGATCGCGGCCTGCGCGGCTCGACCAGCGACCGGGGTGTCGGCGTGGTCCATCCGGCGCGCGCGATCTCTGCCGACGACCGGCGCGCCTAG
- a CDS encoding DUF2840 domain-containing protein, with protein sequence MPVPTAITWVELVWVQDRIERWIRFGQAVDSRILDRRTRLIGFAPGAVFAVVRWAAPDVSPAPSRIDILQALPRGAARTVVPGVVPGGALLLSQTGWPRVQAVLAAIDGVEAAGVDPADAAPDWWRHVHNRLSVGERPRAYTLDRHRAWRLRRSLDDGILP encoded by the coding sequence GTGCCCGTCCCGACCGCCATCACCTGGGTCGAACTGGTCTGGGTCCAGGACCGGATCGAGCGCTGGATCCGTTTCGGCCAGGCCGTCGACTCCCGCATCCTCGACCGCCGTACCCGACTGATCGGCTTTGCCCCCGGCGCGGTCTTCGCCGTGGTCCGCTGGGCCGCCCCGGACGTCTCGCCGGCCCCGTCGCGCATCGATATCCTACAAGCCCTGCCGCGCGGCGCGGCCCGGACCGTGGTTCCCGGCGTGGTGCCGGGCGGTGCTCTGCTGCTCAGCCAGACCGGCTGGCCGCGCGTTCAGGCGGTCCTGGCTGCTATCGACGGGGTCGAGGCGGCCGGGGTCGATCCCGCCGATGCCGCGCCCGATTGGTGGCGGCACGTCCACAACCGGCTGTCGGTCGGCGAGCGACCCCGGGCCTATACGCTGGACCGCCACCGCGCCTGGCGGCTGCGCCGGTCCCTCGACGACGGCATCCTGCCATGA
- a CDS encoding S26 family signal peptidase, with amino-acid sequence MSRRPPIIVLALVALLAVLAPLAAPERPPLWVWNPSASAPIGLWRIAPGAPVDVGDWVLVDPPADLAAWLDAADYLPAGLPLVKRLAARGPSVVCRHGTTVRLDGRVVARARSRDHLGRPLPVWSGCRRLEPDEIVLFTAHPASLDSRYFGVIPADRIIGRATPVWTR; translated from the coding sequence ATGAGCCGCCGCCCGCCCATAATCGTCCTAGCCCTCGTCGCCCTCTTGGCCGTCCTCGCGCCTTTGGCGGCGCCGGAGCGTCCGCCCCTGTGGGTCTGGAATCCCAGCGCCAGCGCCCCCATCGGCCTGTGGCGGATCGCGCCCGGCGCCCCCGTCGACGTCGGCGACTGGGTCCTGGTCGATCCGCCCGCCGACCTTGCCGCCTGGCTCGACGCCGCCGACTACCTGCCGGCGGGTCTGCCTCTGGTGAAACGGCTGGCGGCGCGCGGCCCGTCGGTGGTCTGCCGCCACGGGACCACGGTGCGCCTGGACGGACGGGTCGTGGCGCGCGCCCGATCGCGCGACCACCTTGGCCGTCCTCTGCCGGTCTGGTCAGGCTGTCGCCGCCTCGAGCCGGACGAAATCGTCCTGTTCACCGCCCATCCGGCCTCGCTCGATAGCCGCTATTTCGGAGTGATCCCGGCCGACCGCATCATCGGCCGCGCCACCCCGGTCTGGACCCGCTGA
- a CDS encoding lytic transglycosylase domain-containing protein: protein MRPVVLALTVCLLSGGAATAQTPRVCRAATVAEIGAATDRAARRSGLPVAWIAAVMAVESGGRPCAVSRAGAMGLMQLMPATYAHLRPALGLGPDPFQPRDNLWAGAAYLRRMIDRYGFDGGLAAYNAGPGRYDQFLRGRPLPPETTAYVAAVRRRLGLSRTDLAPPTLSPPNPPPTPALDPLTAARRSPLFPPRSTPDSIP, encoded by the coding sequence ATGCGGCCGGTGGTCCTCGCCTTGACCGTCTGTCTGCTTTCGGGCGGCGCTGCGACGGCGCAAACGCCGCGCGTTTGCCGCGCGGCGACGGTGGCCGAGATCGGCGCGGCGACCGATCGGGCCGCGCGCCGGTCCGGCCTGCCGGTCGCCTGGATCGCGGCCGTCATGGCGGTTGAAAGCGGGGGACGGCCCTGCGCCGTCTCTCGCGCCGGGGCCATGGGCCTGATGCAGCTGATGCCCGCCACCTATGCCCACCTTCGCCCGGCGCTCGGCCTCGGTCCGGACCCGTTCCAGCCGCGCGACAATCTGTGGGCGGGCGCCGCCTATCTGCGCCGGATGATCGACCGCTACGGGTTCGACGGCGGCCTGGCGGCCTATAACGCGGGCCCCGGTCGATACGACCAGTTCCTGCGCGGCCGTCCCCTCCCGCCGGAGACAACGGCCTATGTCGCCGCGGTCAGGCGGCGGCTGGGCCTGTCGCGAACGGACCTCGCGCCGCCGACGCTCTCACCCCCAAATCCGCCGCCCACCCCTGCGCTCGATCCCCTCACGGCGGCACGGCGCTCACCCCTGTTTCCGCCTCGGTCGACGCCGGACTCGATCCCATGA
- a CDS encoding DUF3363 domain-containing protein: protein MSRDENLRLRPGPPKKGDTRVQGFLGQALAAAHKAGGPARSANGRGWFGRGRVAALRTGVPSGRRVVVKARVVRMARVGGGLGPHLAYLKRDGVDRSGAPGRLFDALDDAEGGGVDGVAFADRCADDRHHFRFIVAPEDAAELADLRVFTRELMAQAEVDLGTRLDWVAVDHWNTAHPHVHILVRGRADDGADLVIARDYIREGLRDRGERLVNLELGPRSEREIASALDRDVQAPGWTRLDQALVRDQIRGDGVIDLRPDPDRPGTDLATRAKRARLDRLAALGLADQTRAGRWTVAPAAEPTLRALAREAVVAERLHKALPAPGDRILAPGSGERDTPVMGRLLARGLDDELKGTAYAVVDGVDGRLHHIALPDLTAASDAPVGAVVERRLLPGVEGRPPRPILAVRSDLDLAAQVGAEGATWLDRRLVARDTGGLAATGFGREVAEAVDRRRDHLRAQGLITGQGAATRVAPDLIATLRARELASTATRLAAETGLPHRPAAEGETVSGVVRRRLDLASGRFAMIDDGLGFQLVPWASTLERDLGRSVRGVVGPGGGVDWRAGRGRGPGR from the coding sequence GTGAGCCGGGACGAGAATCTCCGCCTGCGCCCCGGTCCGCCCAAAAAGGGCGACACGCGCGTTCAAGGCTTCCTGGGCCAGGCCCTGGCGGCGGCCCACAAGGCCGGCGGTCCGGCCCGGTCCGCGAACGGGCGCGGATGGTTCGGCCGGGGACGGGTCGCCGCCCTGCGCACCGGCGTGCCGTCGGGACGTCGCGTGGTGGTCAAGGCCCGGGTCGTGCGGATGGCCCGGGTGGGCGGAGGCCTCGGCCCCCATCTGGCCTATCTCAAGCGCGACGGCGTGGATCGCTCGGGGGCGCCCGGCCGGCTGTTCGATGCCTTGGACGACGCGGAGGGCGGGGGCGTGGACGGCGTGGCCTTCGCCGACCGCTGCGCGGACGATCGCCATCATTTCCGCTTCATCGTCGCGCCCGAAGACGCCGCCGAGCTGGCCGACCTTCGGGTCTTCACCCGCGAGCTGATGGCCCAGGCTGAGGTCGATCTGGGCACCCGGCTGGACTGGGTCGCGGTCGATCACTGGAACACCGCCCATCCCCATGTCCATATCCTGGTCCGGGGCCGGGCCGACGACGGGGCCGACCTGGTCATCGCCCGCGACTATATCCGCGAGGGTCTGCGTGACCGGGGCGAGCGCCTGGTGAATCTGGAGCTCGGTCCCCGGTCCGAGCGCGAGATCGCCAGCGCCCTGGATCGCGACGTCCAGGCTCCCGGCTGGACCCGGCTCGACCAGGCCCTGGTCCGCGATCAGATCCGGGGCGACGGGGTCATCGACCTCCGGCCCGATCCCGACCGCCCGGGGACAGACCTCGCGACCCGGGCCAAGCGGGCCCGGCTCGACCGCCTGGCCGCCCTTGGCCTGGCCGACCAGACCCGCGCCGGCCGCTGGACCGTCGCCCCCGCGGCCGAGCCGACCTTGCGCGCCTTGGCCCGCGAGGCCGTCGTCGCTGAGCGACTCCACAAGGCCCTGCCCGCGCCCGGCGACCGGATCCTGGCGCCGGGGTCGGGGGAACGCGACACCCCCGTCATGGGCCGGCTGTTGGCCCGCGGCCTGGACGACGAGCTCAAGGGCACGGCCTATGCCGTGGTCGATGGGGTCGACGGCCGGCTGCACCATATCGCCTTACCGGACCTGACCGCCGCTTCCGACGCGCCCGTCGGAGCCGTGGTCGAGCGCCGGTTGCTGCCGGGGGTCGAGGGGCGTCCGCCGCGTCCGATCCTGGCGGTGCGCTCGGACCTGGACCTGGCCGCCCAGGTTGGGGCAGAGGGCGCCACCTGGCTCGACCGCCGACTGGTCGCTCGCGACACCGGAGGCCTGGCCGCGACCGGCTTCGGCCGCGAGGTCGCCGAGGCCGTGGACCGGCGCCGCGACCATCTTCGGGCCCAGGGTCTGATCACCGGGCAGGGGGCCGCGACCCGGGTCGCCCCCGACCTGATCGCCACCCTGCGCGCCCGCGAGCTGGCGTCTACGGCGACGCGGCTCGCCGCCGAGACCGGCCTGCCCCATCGCCCGGCGGCCGAGGGAGAGACCGTGTCCGGGGTGGTGCGCCGCCGGCTCGACCTGGCCTCCGGCCGGTTCGCCATGATCGACGACGGACTGGGCTTCCAGCTCGTGCCCTGGGCCTCGACCTTGGAGCGCGACCTGGGCCGGTCCGTGCGCGGCGTGGTCGGTCCCGGCGGCGGAGTCGACTGGAGAGCCGGTCGCGGACGCGGGCCGGGCCGATGA
- a CDS encoding conjugal transfer protein TraG, whose protein sequence is MTGARVLWGSLLAVAALTLMGVWGATQWVAWRLAFQPELGPPWVVLGSMPVYPPPAFFWWWFAFEAYAPAIFYEGAAIAVGVSLGAVAVAMALSLWRARGAQRVTTYGSARWADHRDVARAGLLGPDGVVLGRWKRAYLRHDGPEHVLCFAPTRSGKGVGLVVPTLLTWPGSVLVHDIKGENWTLTSGWRARFGRVLRFDPTDPGSAAYNPLLEVRRGPTEVRDVQNIADILVDPEGALERRSHWDKTSHALLVGAILHVLHAGTDKTLAGVASLLSDPARSIEATLQAMMRTNHLGDRPHPVVAASARELLNKSDNERSGVVSTALSFLSLYRDPVVAAVTARCDFRISDLVEADRPVSLYLVVPPSDIARTKPLMRLLLNQIGRRLTEDLDPGHRRRLLLMLDEFPALGRLDFFETALAFMAGYGLRAFLIAQSLNQIEKAYGPNHAILDNCHVRVAFSTNDERTAKRVSDALGTATEMRAMKNYAGHRLSPWLGHLMVSRQETARPLLTPGEVMQLPPTDEVVLVSGQPPIRATKARYYADPDLAARILPAAPSGVSGGSRSRGFAPDWTDVETPPGNGRAAGSAPADDSDDDGGLGRAPELDPEAGEGRADAVPTPEFDFDDPDGSGTEAVEDERLIRFRAAARQASLDPDDGLEL, encoded by the coding sequence ATGACCGGTGCCCGCGTTCTGTGGGGCTCGCTCCTCGCCGTCGCCGCCCTGACGCTGATGGGCGTCTGGGGCGCGACCCAATGGGTGGCCTGGCGACTCGCCTTCCAGCCCGAGCTCGGTCCGCCCTGGGTCGTGCTGGGGTCGATGCCCGTCTATCCGCCGCCGGCCTTCTTCTGGTGGTGGTTCGCCTTCGAGGCCTATGCGCCCGCGATCTTCTATGAGGGCGCGGCCATCGCCGTCGGGGTCTCGCTCGGCGCGGTCGCGGTGGCCATGGCGCTGTCGCTGTGGCGGGCCCGCGGGGCCCAGCGGGTCACCACCTATGGCTCGGCCCGCTGGGCCGATCATCGCGATGTCGCGCGCGCCGGCCTGCTGGGCCCCGACGGCGTGGTGCTGGGCCGCTGGAAACGCGCCTATCTGCGCCACGACGGGCCCGAACATGTGCTCTGCTTTGCCCCCACCCGCAGCGGCAAGGGGGTGGGGCTGGTGGTGCCCACTCTGCTGACATGGCCAGGCAGCGTCCTCGTCCACGACATCAAGGGCGAGAACTGGACCCTGACGTCCGGCTGGCGCGCCCGGTTCGGACGGGTGCTGCGTTTCGATCCGACCGATCCCGGCTCAGCCGCCTACAATCCGCTGCTCGAGGTGCGGCGCGGCCCGACTGAAGTCCGTGACGTTCAGAACATCGCCGACATCCTGGTCGATCCCGAAGGGGCCCTGGAGCGCCGCTCTCATTGGGACAAGACCAGCCACGCCCTCCTGGTCGGGGCCATCCTCCATGTGCTGCATGCCGGGACGGACAAGACCTTGGCCGGTGTGGCGAGCCTGTTGTCCGATCCTGCCCGCTCGATCGAGGCGACGCTCCAGGCCATGATGCGGACGAACCACCTCGGCGACCGGCCTCATCCGGTGGTGGCGGCCTCGGCGCGCGAACTCTTGAACAAGTCCGACAACGAGCGGTCGGGCGTCGTCTCCACCGCCCTGTCGTTTCTGAGCCTCTATCGCGATCCGGTGGTGGCGGCGGTCACGGCACGCTGCGACTTCCGCATCTCCGACCTGGTCGAGGCCGACCGGCCGGTCAGCCTCTATCTGGTGGTGCCGCCGTCGGACATCGCCCGCACCAAGCCCCTGATGCGGTTGCTGCTCAACCAGATCGGCCGGCGGCTGACCGAGGATCTCGACCCCGGCCACAGGCGTCGGCTTCTGCTGATGCTGGACGAATTCCCGGCGCTCGGTCGGCTCGATTTCTTCGAGACGGCCTTGGCCTTCATGGCCGGCTATGGCCTGCGCGCCTTCCTGATCGCCCAGTCGCTTAACCAGATCGAGAAGGCCTATGGCCCGAACCACGCCATTCTCGACAACTGCCATGTCCGGGTCGCCTTCTCGACCAATGACGAGCGCACCGCCAAACGCGTCTCCGATGCGCTCGGCACCGCGACCGAGATGCGGGCGATGAAGAACTATGCGGGCCACCGGCTGTCGCCCTGGCTCGGCCATCTGATGGTCTCGCGCCAGGAAACCGCGCGGCCGCTTCTGACCCCCGGTGAGGTCATGCAGCTCCCACCGACCGACGAAGTGGTACTGGTCTCCGGCCAGCCCCCCATCCGCGCCACCAAGGCCCGCTATTACGCGGATCCCGACCTGGCGGCGCGCATCCTGCCGGCCGCGCCCTCCGGCGTTAGCGGCGGGTCGCGCTCTCGTGGGTTCGCCCCGGATTGGACCGATGTCGAAACCCCGCCCGGCAATGGACGCGCGGCCGGCAGTGCGCCTGCTGACGACAGTGACGACGACGGCGGGCTGGGTCGCGCGCCCGAGCTGGACCCGGAAGCGGGCGAGGGGAGGGCGGACGCGGTGCCCACGCCCGAGTTCGACTTCGACGATCCGGACGGGTCCGGGACAGAGGCCGTCGAAGACGAACGGCTCATCCGCTTCCGGGCGGCGGCGCGTCAGGCGTCGCTCGATCCCGACGATGGGCTGGAGCTCTGA